Proteins encoded by one window of Caldisericaceae bacterium:
- a CDS encoding phosphotransferase: MGTISIKEVYQDSYNRYFKKSKYNNIVSISRIKRVFGANTNCFIVKAVNEDGLSKNFFVKYPNLSTILQEIRGYKSLKDYITIPEVLYYDDKILINSYIEGQLLSELVIKRDFKRNNIDILKLEKNKENILSNLYKNSPEKILTFDKYLKIKANKLFYKRLFGRRYENFYGSTSSVHSLINKKIILNGHKFKKTIFEIFEDIKNEYKNAEKKEVTCILGHGDLHHGNIICTKSLKTYFIDLEYASFMPIYMELAKPYYNDSFVFVLLYHFGLLERYFSLKKFEITDSAIKIEASVKKSFRRRLQLASIKMKARSNILEKYSDFIRFNSYLVMSHTLNRDPNTFPEIMIPFFLIFTCILDEFDYKNPESILDYFK, translated from the coding sequence ATGGGTACAATCAGTATAAAGGAAGTTTATCAAGATTCATATAATAGATACTTTAAAAAATCTAAATATAATAACATTGTCTCTATTTCACGTATTAAAAGAGTTTTTGGAGCAAATACAAATTGTTTTATTGTAAAAGCAGTTAATGAGGATGGTCTATCAAAGAACTTCTTTGTAAAATATCCGAATTTAAGTACCATCTTGCAAGAGATTAGAGGTTATAAATCTCTTAAGGATTATATTACTATCCCAGAAGTACTTTACTATGATGATAAAATTTTAATTAACTCCTATATAGAAGGACAACTACTTTCAGAGCTAGTTATTAAAAGGGATTTCAAAAGAAATAATATAGATATTTTAAAGCTAGAAAAAAATAAAGAAAATATACTATCAAATCTTTATAAGAATAGTCCAGAGAAAATATTAACATTTGATAAGTATCTTAAGATTAAAGCTAATAAACTGTTTTACAAACGCCTATTTGGAAGAAGATATGAGAATTTTTATGGTTCAACGTCTAGTGTTCATTCTCTGATAAACAAAAAAATTATACTCAATGGTCATAAGTTCAAAAAAACAATTTTTGAAATATTCGAGGATATTAAGAATGAATACAAGAATGCAGAAAAGAAAGAAGTTACTTGTATTCTCGGTCATGGAGATCTACACCATGGAAATATAATATGCACTAAATCACTTAAAACTTATTTTATTGACCTTGAGTATGCAAGTTTCATGCCAATTTATATGGAATTGGCAAAGCCTTATTATAATGACTCTTTTGTCTTCGTATTGTTGTATCATTTTGGACTTCTGGAAAGATATTTTTCACTAAAAAAGTTTGAAATCACAGATAGCGCAATTAAGATTGAAGCTTCAGTTAAAAAATCTTTTAGAAGAAGATTACAATTAGCTTCTATTAAAATGAAAGCGAGATCAAATATTTTAGAAAAATATTCTGATTTTATTCGTTTTAATAGTTATTTAGTAATGAGTCATACTTTAAATCGTGATCCTAATACATTTCCAGAGATAATGATTCCATTCTTTTTAATATTTACATGTATATTAGATGAATTTGATTATAAAAACCCTGAATCTATTTTAGATTACTTTAAATAA
- a CDS encoding nucleotidyltransferase domain-containing protein: MNAANLINTDFYQNIVNHSNTLSLVLIGSISRGDYIEGWSDIDFVLVYDSFNQEYFEEVEKLRANLEKSFDIKTGVELVEFNGLKYAVSGGARDASWLKIIKNLNISNPTLESAILYCKQGFTLPLFDITNISWECFYVYFNEVQNYIVKLCQNIDPLKAKYYLRKVIKNSLLIMQTYLLWEYKELYYHFDDVLKKWEEHIPAVSILSLKEAYELRLTWRTIPDNESLMELIKQNIDTFFKVNTYIMEEIRC; encoded by the coding sequence GTGAATGCAGCAAATTTAATCAATACAGACTTTTATCAGAATATTGTAAATCATAGTAATACACTTTCTTTAGTTTTAATTGGGAGTATTTCTCGTGGAGATTATATTGAGGGTTGGAGTGATATAGATTTTGTCCTTGTTTATGATTCCTTTAATCAAGAATATTTTGAAGAAGTCGAAAAATTACGTGCAAATTTAGAAAAGTCTTTTGATATCAAAACAGGTGTAGAATTGGTTGAGTTTAACGGATTAAAGTATGCTGTAAGTGGTGGGGCAAGGGATGCTTCTTGGCTTAAAATAATTAAAAATCTTAATATCTCGAATCCAACATTGGAGTCTGCAATTCTTTACTGTAAGCAAGGATTTACCTTGCCACTATTTGATATTACAAATATTTCTTGGGAATGTTTTTATGTTTATTTTAATGAAGTGCAAAATTATATTGTTAAACTTTGCCAGAATATTGATCCTTTAAAAGCAAAGTACTACCTAAGAAAGGTTATTAAAAATTCACTACTTATTATGCAAACATACCTATTATGGGAGTATAAAGAGCTTTATTATCACTTTGATGATGTTTTAAAAAAATGGGAAGAACATATTCCAGCGGTTAGTATTTTATCCTTGAAAGAAGCTTATGAACTTCGTTTAACTTGGAGGACTATTCCTGATAATGAAAGTTTAATGGAATTAATAAAGCAAAATATTGACACTTTTTTTAAAGTTAACACATATATTATGGAGGAGATAAGATGTTAG
- a CDS encoding NUDIX domain-containing protein, which produces MNTIKIEDGDVADIISAGGIPYYYEGDTVYVFLALHREYGYVIPKGRLRPEETPLEAAQREIKEETGIIVSGLPYISLSSLSYLVSEQKKKVHLYGFCLERSPAPESQELSLDKDEKIEVGNWLRIDDAIQIAAHDTERNALAELKSKLDEQHEDN; this is translated from the coding sequence ATGAATACAATTAAAATTGAAGATGGAGATGTAGCAGACATTATTAGTGCGGGAGGAATACCATATTACTATGAAGGAGATACTGTTTATGTGTTCCTTGCTTTACACAGAGAGTATGGATATGTCATTCCAAAGGGCCGTTTAAGACCTGAAGAAACCCCTCTTGAGGCAGCACAAAGAGAAATAAAAGAAGAAACAGGAATTATTGTAAGTGGATTACCATATATTTCATTATCATCATTGAGCTATTTAGTAAGTGAACAAAAGAAAAAAGTTCATCTGTACGGATTTTGTTTAGAAAGAAGTCCTGCGCCTGAATCTCAGGAATTATCTTTAGATAAAGATGAGAAAATTGAAGTTGGAAACTGGTTAAGAATTGATGATGCTATTCAAATAGCTGCTCATGATACAGAAAGAAATGCTTTAGCTGAACTTAAAAGTAAGCTCGATGAACAGCATGAAGATAATTAG